The sequence GACCGTGGGGATAACGCATGTACCTGTTTTTCGACACCGAAACGACTGGACTTCCCCGGAACTACAGGGCGCCGGCATCTGATCTGTCGAACTGGCCGAGGCTCGTCCAGTTAGCGTGGCTGCTGACAGACGATGACGCAAACGCGATCGCCAGCGCCGAGCACATCGTCAAGCCCGATGGCTTCACCATCCCCCCAGATGCCAGCAGGATCCACGGCATCACGACCGAGATCGCGATGGACCGGGGGGTCGATCTCAGGTCCGTTCTCGCAGCGCTCACGCCGGACGTCGAGAAGGCGTCCACGCTGGTCGCGCACAACATGCAGTTCGACGAGAAGATTCTCGGTGCCGAGTTCCTGCGTGCCGGTTATCCGAACCATGTGGAGTCGAGGAAGCGGCTGTGCACCATGGTGGGTGCAACCGAATACTGCCGTCTTCCCGGACCGTACGGGTACAAGTGGCCCACCCTCCAGGAGCTAT comes from Acidobacteriota bacterium and encodes:
- a CDS encoding 3'-5' exonuclease → MYLFFDTETTGLPRNYRAPASDLSNWPRLVQLAWLLTDDDANAIASAEHIVKPDGFTIPPDASRIHGITTEIAMDRGVDLRSVLAALTPDVEKASTLVAHNMQFDEKILGAEFLRAGYPNHVESRKRLCTMVGATEYCRLPGPYGYKWPTLQELYVTLFNEPFTDAHRALVDVRVCAKCYFELKRRKIMA